Part of the Vigna unguiculata cultivar IT97K-499-35 chromosome 3, ASM411807v1, whole genome shotgun sequence genome, CTCttaactaaaagaaaatttgcaaaattaatTCTGCTCACAATTTTACAAACAATAATCCAAATACGTACTAGGTAACGAAGGTACTGTTCGGTCCTGTGCTGGACATACCAGTATTAACTTATTAACTTCAACgtatattatttatcatttatcaCAAGATACACACAACCAAGTGACCTTGGAATTTATTTCTCCCAACTATTTGGGGCGTGAACAGTATcatcaaacacaaacacacttaTTATCTGTAAAGATGTTATTTCCTTTCGTTGAACAAGCTTTGTTTAGTTGCGTCCTGTTTGCAGCTTCTCGTTTCATCATTTCTGCAGGCGCAATAAAAAACAGAGAAGTCAGAGTCAtcgatgaaataaaaaaaaacttgctcTAACCAACGTATATGCATTCAATGTAAAACATTTTCATTTCCATGTGATGATTTTTTAGGATAAACTTGAGTACTCATGTGTATTTAAGTGCACATAGTCACCTTCGTCTTTGGGCACTTGTTACACTTCTCATCATCACTTTCACTGTCACTGCTGCTGCTGCTACCGCTGTTTTTGCCTCCTTCAGTGTTGTTATAGCGAGACATGCCATTCTTAATCCTCCGGAACAAGTTCATATCCTTCTTGTTGTTGCTGAGCTCTCCATTCTTCTTGGCAGGAGCCCCAAAACATGTAGTGGTACCATAAGGATAAAAGTCCTCGTCGGTATGGGTGATTTGTGCTTGAACCATGGTCACCGTGATCTGGGTTTTGGAGACCCCATGTTTTTTGTCTTGTTGAATCTGGGTCTGGCCATAGTGGTGAGTCTCTGTTTTGGTGCCATTGTGGCCTTGCGACTCAACCTGAGTTTGGCTGTAGCATTGAAGTTGATTTTGGTTGCTTCCATGACGACCATGGTGCCCTTTGAAAGCCTTGCTTGTTATCTCAGATAACTTCTGCCCAAACGAGCTGTGTTGGCTTTTGGGTTGGCAAACTTCAATTGCAGTGTTATTGGGTTTGGGTTGGCAAGCTTCACCTGCAACAACATTATTGGTTTTGAGGGGGCATTTTTGTTGGTTAACTTCACTTGCAGTGTTATTGGATTTGTGTGGACATTTTTGTTGGCTAACTCCAGTAGTTGCAGTGTTATTTTGTTTGTGTGGACATTTTGGTTGGGTAGCTTCAACTGTGGCATTGGGTTTCACACACTGAGCAGAGGCCATTGCAATGGTTGGAGTTGCTCAGATGtgatttgtttgttttgttttgttgcatggtGGCGTATATAAGGACCTTATACTCCATAGtggagaaataaaataacaattcatTTGTGCTTTCTTGAAATATGGTCTGAAAGTAATGTAGGGTTATCATTTTATGATGAAACAGAAATGGAACTTATTCTCTGCGTCCTTCCACaacatatcataaaataaactaaGTGAAAGAACCTAATTTCATGGCATTGGCAGCACCACAGATCTCACTGCCATGTTGATTAAGTTCCCACTCAATGTGTGGACCAAGAATTctagaaaagaaaagcaaatgtGGCATTTTCGGTTTTGGCGAACAACTCATATAGCATATAGCAAGAGTAGTTTATAAAGGCATTTATAAGTTTCCTTCAAATGTATAAGTTAAAGATGATTCCATAAGTTTTTTGTATGGATTGTCAGAATCAAATCTTAATTAATGCCTCCTCAAGGTCTCAACACCAAATTTTGtctgaataataaaaatacaataaaaaaattaatataatataattaagatgAACGAATGAGAGAAcgttaaacaaatatatacaaaaagagaaaaatttagATTAGGGaaatttgaaaatacaaaaatataaaattattgacaaaaatattaatttgaggaaaataaagtatatacatttttaaataaaaagattttctttaatttcacaaaattcTAAAAGTGTTTTATTATGGGGAGTGTAGGAAGATATTATAGGGAGCGTAGTGAATAGGGCTTATGGTATTCGGTTTTTCTGGAGCTCCaaccttttttaaaaatttctaaataactcttgattttttattaggtaaaaactaaattttctttctctctttttatttatcCATCCACCGGTACTTATCCTCtcacattttactttttttaatttttttatataatatattaagaaaaattaaataaaagaattaaacaattaaataattaaaataatatatatatatatatatatattattttttaattattttatttctgtattattgaattttgttatttttaaattttatttattttttaaaatacactagataaaaataaaattaaaaaaaaataatatatatatatatatatatatatatatatttttttttttgaaagtcGATAATCATGTTAATCGGATTTTGAAATTCATTAATCATCTTCTATGAAGTATCAATATTTCAATTTGAGTCAAGTATCCGTGTCACTGCATATCTATATCTGTTATTTTAGGATACTTTATTGATACTTATTAATGAAGTATCtagtcaaaaaaatattattatttttacgaagacaataatttataatttttatgttgacaactttgatac contains:
- the LOC114176052 gene encoding uncharacterized protein LOC114176052, which gives rise to MASAQCVKPNATVEATQPKCPHKQNNTATTGVSQQKCPHKSNNTASEVNQQKCPLKTNNVVAGEACQPKPNNTAIEVCQPKSQHSSFGQKLSEITSKAFKGHHGRHGSNQNQLQCYSQTQVESQGHNGTKTETHHYGQTQIQQDKKHGVSKTQITVTMVQAQITHTDEDFYPYGTTTCFGAPAKKNGELSNNKKDMNLFRRIKNGMSRYNNTEGGKNSGSSSSSDSESDDEKCNKCPKTKK